A single genomic interval of Pangasianodon hypophthalmus isolate fPanHyp1 chromosome 8, fPanHyp1.pri, whole genome shotgun sequence harbors:
- the kctd9a gene encoding BTB/POZ domain-containing protein KCTD9a: MRRVTLFVNGTSKNGKVVAVYGTLSDLLSVASNKLGIRATNLYNGKGGLIDDIALIRDDDVLYVSEGDAFVDPQSEGRAADDRSGSQSDWLTLNIGGRLFTTTRSTLVSKEPDSMLAHMFRGNDVWGNKRDERGAYLIDRSPEYFEPILNYLRHGQLIVNEGINLLGVLEEARFFGIEQLAEQIEVAIKNSHPPEDHSPISRKEFVRFLLATPTKSELRCQGLNFSGADLSRLDLRYINFKMANLSRCNLTCANLCCSNLERADLSGANLDGANLQGVKMLCSNAEGASLRGCNFEDPSGLKANLEGANLKGVDMEGSQMTGINLRVATLKNAKLKNCNLRGATLAGTDLENCDLSGCDLQEANLRGSNVKGAIFEEMLTPLHMSQSVR, encoded by the exons ATGCGAAGGGTTACGCTTTTTGTCAATGGGACCTCCAAAAACGGCAAG GTTGTAGCAGTGTACGGGACTCTGTCTGATCTCTTATCCGTTGCCAGCAATAAACTGGGAATCAGGGCCACTAATCTGTACAATGGGAAGGGCGGCCTGATCGATGACATCGCCCTAATTAG AGATGATGATGTGTTGTACGTGTCAGAGGGAGATGCCTTCGTGG ATCCTCAGAGTGAGGGAAGGGCTGCTGATGACCGCTCAGGTTCCCAGAGCGACTGGCTGACTCTGAATATCGGCGGGCGGCTCTTCACAACCACACG GAGTACGCTTGTGAGTAAGGAGCCTGACAGCATGCTGGCCCACATGTTTAGAGGGAACG ATGTGTGGGGTAACAAGCGAGATGAGCGAGGCGCTTACCTCATCGACCGCAGTCCTGAGTACTTTGAGCCCATCCTGAACTACCTGCGACACGGCCAGCTTATTGTCAATGAAGGAATTAACTTActag gTGTACTGGAAGAAGCTCGTTTCTTTGGAATCGAGCAACTCGCTGAGCAGATAGAAGTTGCCATTAAG AACTCCCATCCCCCCGAGGACCACTCGCCCATCTCTCGGAAAGAGTTCGTACGGTTTCTGCTCGCCACGCCGACCAAGTCAGAGCTGCGCTGTCAG GGGCTGAATTTCAGCGGGGCAGACCTGTCTCGACTGGACCTGCGCTACATCAATTTCAAGATGGCCAACTTGAGCCGCTGCAACCTCACCTGCGCCAACCTGTGCTGCTCGAACCTGGAGAGGGCTGACCTCTCTGGGGCCAACCTGGAT ggtgcAAACCTGCAGGGCGTTAAGATGCTGTGCTCTAATGCCGAGGGAGCCTCACTGAGAGGCTGTAACTTCGAAGATCCATCAGGACTCAAAGCCAACTTGGAGG GTGCCAATCTGAAGGGTGTGGATATGGAGGGCAGTCAGATGACGGGGATAAACCTGCGCGTGGCTACGCTGAAGAACGCCAAGCTGAAGAATTGTAACCTGCGAGGAGCAACGCTAGCAGGCACTGATCTGGAG AACTGTGATTTATCCGGCTGTGACCTCCAAGAAGCCAACCTCCGTGGTTCGAACGTGAAGGGAGCCATCTTCGAGGAGATGTTGACTCCGCTGCACATGTCCCAGAGCGTGAGATAG
- the LOC113533115 gene encoding progonadoliberin-1, with product MCVKRALWWMVVCVVVLQVSSQHWSHGLNPGGKRAALQETVEEMPRTSGYVCDYVDVSPRNKLYRLKDLLTSVAEREIGQ from the exons ATGTGTGTAAAGCGAGCACTCTGGtggatggtggtgtgtgttgtggtgctGCAGGTGAGCTCTCAGCACTGGTCTCATGGCCTCAATCCTGGAGGAAAGCGTGCAGCGTTACAGGAG actgttGAAGAAATGCCAAGGACCTCTGGCTACGTGTGCGATTATGTAGACGTTTCACCTCGgaataaactctacagactgaaAGATCTGTTG ACCAGCGTTGCTGAGAGAGAAATTGGACAGTAA